Proteins from one Drosophila gunungcola strain Sukarami chromosome 3R, Dgunungcola_SK_2, whole genome shotgun sequence genomic window:
- the LOC128266554 gene encoding uncharacterized protein LOC128266554 → MQRCNCGGMRSGSVQHQQHIPLQKYQYPVQQHQRGDLRSVTSSSRQSLRPTQFIKRPSLKAPPKFGLGHSSTELANDFSRRNSTATSVSHCSSCSCSSSQQRQQSRAKVLRWGWERTGGVDTSNNSSASPTNNYDKYTDNRRLYEQSACVASRQRNQGQGQVYTGKSSPSPSPRPAQCFSKQQSMDELQQLQALQHFRLMNARDCFSDGRQDELRLQQAYDNLNASNADKWNKDRANESRQSGGVPSSSTTTTPYALRQKLLQLRLQDEERRGRGTGAMCAPLGKSCALRYN, encoded by the coding sequence ATGCAAAGATGCAATTGCGGTGGCATGAGATCGGGGAGTgtgcaacatcagcaacataTTCCCCTGCAAAAATACCAATATCCAGTGCAGCAGCATCAACGTGGTGATCTCAGGTCGGTAACCTCATCCTCCAGACAAAGCCTACGCCCCACGCAGTTCATAAAGCGTCCCAGCCTAAAAGCCCCGCCCAAGTTCGGCCTAGGACACTCCAGCACCGAGCTGGCCAATGACTTCAGTCGACGGAACTCCACGGCCACCTCGGTGAGTCACTgctccagctgcagctgcagttcCTCCCAGCAACGCCAGCAGAGCAGGGCCAAGGTTTTGCGATGGGGCTGGGAGCGAACAGGAGGTGTTGACACCTCCAACAACAGCAGTGCCAGTCCCACCAACAACTATGACAAGTACACGGACAATCGACGACTTTACGAGCAGAGCGCATGCGTCGCCAGTCGCCAGAGGAACCAAGGTCAGGGTCAGGTTTACACTGGCAAatcatcgccatcgccatcaccGCGCCCAGCTCAGTGCTTTAGTAAACAGCAATCCATGGATGAACTGCAGCAACTGCAGGCCTTGCAGCACTTCCGCCTGATGAATGCCCGTGATTGCTTCAGTGATGGCCGGCAGGATGAGCTGCGCCTGCAGCAGGCCTACGATAATCTGAACGCCAGCAACGCGGACAAGTGGAACAAAGATCGGGCCAATGAGAGCAGGCAGTCCGGAGGAGTCCCTAGTAgtagcaccaccaccacgccCTACGCCCTGCGGCAGAAGTTGCTGCAGTTGAGGCTGCAGGACGAGGAGAGGCGGGGCAGGGGCACGGGCGCCATGTGTGCTCCGCTGGGCAAGAGTTGTGCCCTTAGATACAATTGA
- the LOC128266556 gene encoding protein takeout, producing MSKYTLLLLLLIAAVAQELTVSAAQDLPEGFPKCKRDANFDKCLVDAVNVAIQLLKPGNKEFGIPPLEPLTVKKLVIDAGNAPINLRQALKNVKVHDMISTSKIQRYRTDLEKHLIICDSRTDRIEMIGDYEMSGRILLLPITGHGKANVTLINTKIEHRLIGEPFERDGVKYMRLKDYRVAFDPKRVYMNFENLFNDKTLSDGMNRFLNENWETVFNELKVGYAKSFGLIFRELSNKLFEKVPFDNIFLS from the exons ATGTCAAAATACacgctgctactgctgctgctaatCGCTGCGGTTGCGCAGGAATTAACTGTATCGGCTGCGCAAGATTTGC CCGAAGGCTTTCCCAAGTGCAAACGGGATGCGAACTTCGACAAGTGCCTGGTGGATGCCGTCAATGTGGCGATACAGCTGCTGAAACCTG GCAACAAGGAATTCGGCATCCCGCCCCTCGAGCCGCTGACCGTGAAGAAACTCGTTATAGACGCCGGCAATGCGCCAATAAATCTGCGCCAGGCCTTGAAGAATGTGAAGGTGCACGACATGATCTCCACCAGCAAGATCCAGCGGTACAG AACCGATCTCGAGAAGCACTTGATTATCTGTGATAGCCGAACGGACCGGATCGAGATGATCGGGGACTACGAAATGTCTGGCCGCATCCTGCTGTTGCCCATTACTGGCCATGGAAAAGCTAATGTCACCCTGATCAATACAAAGATTGAGCATCGCCTGATCGGAGAACCCTTCGAGAGGGATGGTGTGAAGTATATGCGGCTCAAGGACTATCGCGTGGCTTTCGATCCCAAGAGGGTGTACATGAACTTTGAGAACCTTTTCAACGACAAAACCCTCTCTGACGGCATGAACAGATTTCTCAACGAAAACTGGGAGACGGTGTTCAATGAGCTGAAGGTCGGTTATGCCAAGAGTTTCGGTCTCATCTTCCGGGAGTTGTCAAATAAACTCTTTGAGAAAGTGCCCTttgataatatatttttaagttaa
- the LOC128252402 gene encoding protein phosphatase 1 regulatory subunit 21 produces MAEKLVAMEGTVPEAKYQKLATEYSKLRAQATVLKKAVLEEQSKEASLREQLQQYATSLRRTEQEVDSLGFRNKQLESRVSQLQQEISVHEQPKKKDKDSGGRRGLQGNNRQEADAPSDAAQEALIFEELQKKIMENAQLTSLIDDKQQDLLLHTERIAFLEQKLEKRISDQNELEKRLRKEVDTLQHRNSELETKLVDAASMLGSEDAISATGSDNTPLHNLQQQANSNQLTSEDRLALLEKEAAHWRAQFEVAKLHQAFVSNPNKDLSACSCSTAAAGVTVRPAEPEAKGSQRARDSLHDPPDPPSKEQLIYSVFSKKFEDLMRLKVQAESKLRSYELEAQHLQNCLENATHELKNKDDQLASLGGALQMLEEELTTTRINYEEQISVLTEQVISLSDQLAACK; encoded by the exons ATGGCAGAGAAACTGGTTGCCATGGAGGGCACCGTGCCGGAGGCCAAGTACCAGAAACTGGCCACAGAATACTCAAAG CTAAGGGCCCAGGCCACGGTGCTGAAGAAGGCGGTGCTGGAGGAGCAGTCCAAGGAGGCCAGTCTGCGGGAGCAACTACAACAGTATGCCACCTCGTTGCGACGCACGGAGCAGGAGGTCGACTCCCTGGGCTTCCGCAACAAGCAGCTGGAGTCGCGGGTGTCCCAGTTGCAGCAGGAAATCTCAGTGCACGAGCAGcccaaaaaaaaggacaaGGATTCCGGTGGCAGGCGGGGATTACAGGGCAACAACCGGCAGGAAGCGGACGCTCCATCGGATGCCGCTCAAGAAGCCCTCATCTTCGAAGAACTGCAGAAGAAAATCATGGAGAATGCGCAGCTGACGTCATTG ATTGACGACAAGCAGCAAGATCTTCTGCTGCACACGGAACGCATCGCCTTTTTGGAACAAAAGCTGGAGAAGCGCATCAGCGACCAGAACGAGCTTGAAAAGCGACTCAGGAAAGAGGTGGATACGCTGCAGCACAGAAACAGCGAGCTGGAAACAAAGCTCGTGGACGCGGCCAGCATG CTGGGCAGTGAGGACGCTATTAGTGCCACCGGCAGCGATAATACTCCACTCCACAATCTCCAGCAGCAGGCGAATAGCAACCAACTCACGTCCGAGGATCGACTTGCCTTGCTCGAAAAGGAGGCGGCTCATTGGAGGGCTCAATTCGAGGTGGCCAAGCTGCACCAGGCGTTTGTCTCGAACCCCAACAAGGATCTCAGCGCGTGCAGCTGCAGCACGGCGGCAGCGGGCGTGACGGTGCGACCGGCTGAGCCGGAAGCCAAGGGAAGCCAGCGGGCGCGTGACTCCCTGCATGATCCCCCCGATCCGCCCTCCAAGGAGCAGCTCATCTACAGTGTGTTCAGCAAGAAGTTCGAGGATCTGATGCGGCTCAAAGTGCAGGCTGAGTCCAAGTTGCGATCCTACGAGCTCGAGGCGCAGCACCTGCAAAACTGTCTGGAGAACGCGACGCACGAGCTTAAGAACAAGGACGATCAGCTGGCCAGTTTGGGAGGAGCCCTGCAAATGCTCGAAGAGGAGTTG ACCACGACCCGTATTAACTACGAGGAGCAGATCAGTGTGCTCACGGAGCAGGTCATCAGCTTGAGCGACCAACTGGCCGCCTGCAAATGA
- the LOC128252403 gene encoding iron-sulfur cluster assembly 2 homolog, mitochondrial, with protein sequence MAFLLRQVTRTGLQRNLILMRHASASTSANPELSVQVSESCMKRLREICVDGSFLRVTVEGGGCSGFQYKFDLDKQLNEDDRQFGEEQAKVVIDNVSLEYCSGATVDYHSELIRAGFRMVANPLAEQGCSCGSSFSIKL encoded by the exons ATGGCTTTTCTGCTGAGACAAGTGACCAGGACTGGTTTGCAGAG AAACCTGATCCTGATGCGGCACGCCTCCGCCTCCACGTCCGCTAATCCCGAGCTGAGTGTCCAGGTAAGCGAGAGTTGCATGAAGCGCCTCCGTGAGATCTGCGTCGACGGATCCTTCCTCCGGGTGACCGTCGAAGGAGGCGGTTGCTCCGGCTTCCAGTACAAGTTTGACTTGGACAAGCAGCTCAACGAGGACGACCGGCAGTTTGGCGAGGAGCAGGCCAAAGTGGTCATCGACAATGTCTCGCTGGAGTACTGCAGTGGAGCCACCGTGGACTACCACAGCGAACTCATACGAGCCGGATTCCGTATGGTGGCCAATCCGCTGGCGGAACAAGGCTGCTCGTGCGGCTCCTCCTTTTCAATCAAATTGTAG